A genomic region of Paroedura picta isolate Pp20150507F chromosome 4, Ppicta_v3.0, whole genome shotgun sequence contains the following coding sequences:
- the MTCH1 gene encoding mitochondrial carrier homolog 1 isoform X1, with protein MVTASVGPGVSPPAAGPGAGPGPAEGADLLFVALSAGFTSLSHPLLYVKLLVQVGHEPLPPTLGRNLLGRKVLYLPGFFTYARHIVRVDGKKGLFRGLTPRIISSTLSTVTRGRVKKAFPLEDMEHVSNKDDVKTSLRKVVKETSHEMMMQCVSRVISHPLHVISMRCMVQFVGREVKYGGVLSSIGMILKEEGFGGFFVYHLQQEKMYHSSGLIPHILGDVVFLWCCNLLAHFINTYAVDDNFNQASVIRSYTKFVMGIAVSMLTYPFLLVGDLMAVNNCGLRAGLPPYAPVFSSWIHCWRHLSAEGQLFRGSSLLFRRASPSATFLFD; from the exons ATGGTGACTGCTTCTGTAGGTCCCGGGGTGTCTCCCCCCGCGGCTGGGCCGGGAGCCGGGCCGGGCCCAGCGGAGGGGGCGGACTTGCTGTTCGTGGCATTAAGCGCCGGCTTCACGTCCCTGAGCCACCCGCTGCTCTACGTGAAGCTCCTGGTGCAG GTCGGGCATGAACCTCTGCCTCCAACCCTTGGGAGAAACTTGCTGGGGAGAAAAGTATTATACCTACCTGGCTTTTTTACATATG CCAGACACATTGTGAGAGTAGATGGGAAAAAAGGCTTGTTCCGTGGCCTCACACCTCGAATCATCTCTAGCACTTTATCAACTGTAACTCGAGGGCGAGTGAAGAAG GCCTTTCCTTTGGAGGATATGGAGCATGTTTCAAACAAGGATGATGTGAAAACTTCCCTCAGGAAAGTGGTGAAAGAG ACCTCCCATGAAATGATGATGCAGTGTGTGTCCCGGGTTATCTCCCATCCGCTGCATG TAATCTCTATGCGTTGTATGGTCCAGTTTGTAGGACGGGAAGTTAAATATGG GGGTGTATTGAGCTCCATTGGGATGATTTTGAAAGAAGAAGGGTTTGGGGGATTCTTCGTGTAC CATCTCCAACAAGAGAAAATGTATCACTCCAG TGGTTTAATTCCACATATTCTAGGTGATGTTGTCTTCCTGTGGTGCTGCAACCTTCTGGCTCACTTCATTAACACCTATGCAGTGGATGACAAT TTCAACCAAGCCTCTGTGATCCGGAGTTACACCAAGTTTGTGATGGGG ATTGCTGTGAGCATGCTGACATACCCTTTCCTTCTTGTGGGAGATCTCATGGCGGTGAACAACTGTGG GTTACGTGCTGGCCTCCCTCCATATGCTCCTGTGTTTTCCTCTTGGATTCATTGCTGGAGACATCTCAGTGCTGAG
- the MTCH1 gene encoding mitochondrial carrier homolog 1 isoform X2: MVTASVGPGVSPPAAGPGAGPGPAEGADLLFVALSAGFTSLSHPLLYVKLLVQVGHEPLPPTLGRNLLGRKVLYLPGFFTYARHIVRVDGKKGLFRGLTPRIISSTLSTVTRGRVKKAFPLEDMEHVSNKDDVKTSLRKVVKETSHEMMMQCVSRVISHPLHVISMRCMVQFVGREVKYGGVLSSIGMILKEEGFGGFFVGLIPHILGDVVFLWCCNLLAHFINTYAVDDNFNQASVIRSYTKFVMGIAVSMLTYPFLLVGDLMAVNNCGLRAGLPPYAPVFSSWIHCWRHLSAEGQLFRGSSLLFRRASPSATFLFD, translated from the exons ATGGTGACTGCTTCTGTAGGTCCCGGGGTGTCTCCCCCCGCGGCTGGGCCGGGAGCCGGGCCGGGCCCAGCGGAGGGGGCGGACTTGCTGTTCGTGGCATTAAGCGCCGGCTTCACGTCCCTGAGCCACCCGCTGCTCTACGTGAAGCTCCTGGTGCAG GTCGGGCATGAACCTCTGCCTCCAACCCTTGGGAGAAACTTGCTGGGGAGAAAAGTATTATACCTACCTGGCTTTTTTACATATG CCAGACACATTGTGAGAGTAGATGGGAAAAAAGGCTTGTTCCGTGGCCTCACACCTCGAATCATCTCTAGCACTTTATCAACTGTAACTCGAGGGCGAGTGAAGAAG GCCTTTCCTTTGGAGGATATGGAGCATGTTTCAAACAAGGATGATGTGAAAACTTCCCTCAGGAAAGTGGTGAAAGAG ACCTCCCATGAAATGATGATGCAGTGTGTGTCCCGGGTTATCTCCCATCCGCTGCATG TAATCTCTATGCGTTGTATGGTCCAGTTTGTAGGACGGGAAGTTAAATATGG GGGTGTATTGAGCTCCATTGGGATGATTTTGAAAGAAGAAGGGTTTGGGGGATTCTTCGT TGGTTTAATTCCACATATTCTAGGTGATGTTGTCTTCCTGTGGTGCTGCAACCTTCTGGCTCACTTCATTAACACCTATGCAGTGGATGACAAT TTCAACCAAGCCTCTGTGATCCGGAGTTACACCAAGTTTGTGATGGGG ATTGCTGTGAGCATGCTGACATACCCTTTCCTTCTTGTGGGAGATCTCATGGCGGTGAACAACTGTGG GTTACGTGCTGGCCTCCCTCCATATGCTCCTGTGTTTTCCTCTTGGATTCATTGCTGGAGACATCTCAGTGCTGAG
- the MTCH1 gene encoding mitochondrial carrier homolog 1 isoform X3, which yields MDPGFVALLTMLFWVGHEPLPPTLGRNLLGRKVLYLPGFFTYARHIVRVDGKKGLFRGLTPRIISSTLSTVTRGRVKKAFPLEDMEHVSNKDDVKTSLRKVVKETSHEMMMQCVSRVISHPLHVISMRCMVQFVGREVKYGGVLSSIGMILKEEGFGGFFVYHLQQEKMYHSSGLIPHILGDVVFLWCCNLLAHFINTYAVDDNFNQASVIRSYTKFVMGIAVSMLTYPFLLVGDLMAVNNCGLRAGLPPYAPVFSSWIHCWRHLSAEGQLFRGSSLLFRRASPSATFLFD from the exons ATGGATCCAGGTTTTGTTGCACTGCTCACAATGCTGTTTTGG GTCGGGCATGAACCTCTGCCTCCAACCCTTGGGAGAAACTTGCTGGGGAGAAAAGTATTATACCTACCTGGCTTTTTTACATATG CCAGACACATTGTGAGAGTAGATGGGAAAAAAGGCTTGTTCCGTGGCCTCACACCTCGAATCATCTCTAGCACTTTATCAACTGTAACTCGAGGGCGAGTGAAGAAG GCCTTTCCTTTGGAGGATATGGAGCATGTTTCAAACAAGGATGATGTGAAAACTTCCCTCAGGAAAGTGGTGAAAGAG ACCTCCCATGAAATGATGATGCAGTGTGTGTCCCGGGTTATCTCCCATCCGCTGCATG TAATCTCTATGCGTTGTATGGTCCAGTTTGTAGGACGGGAAGTTAAATATGG GGGTGTATTGAGCTCCATTGGGATGATTTTGAAAGAAGAAGGGTTTGGGGGATTCTTCGTGTAC CATCTCCAACAAGAGAAAATGTATCACTCCAG TGGTTTAATTCCACATATTCTAGGTGATGTTGTCTTCCTGTGGTGCTGCAACCTTCTGGCTCACTTCATTAACACCTATGCAGTGGATGACAAT TTCAACCAAGCCTCTGTGATCCGGAGTTACACCAAGTTTGTGATGGGG ATTGCTGTGAGCATGCTGACATACCCTTTCCTTCTTGTGGGAGATCTCATGGCGGTGAACAACTGTGG GTTACGTGCTGGCCTCCCTCCATATGCTCCTGTGTTTTCCTCTTGGATTCATTGCTGGAGACATCTCAGTGCTGAG